From the genome of Pseudomonas sp. WJP1:
CATGGTCGGCAGCAAGCGGCCGTCGTTATATTTGAGCAGCGGCACATCCGGCAGCAGGGCGCCGTACTTCAGCACGCTTTGCGAGACGCGCACTTTGGCGGTCAGGCCGAGCTTGGTGTACTCGTCCGCCGAACCACGCGGGTTACTGCCGCTGGACGGCAACAGGCCACTGTTGCTGCTGTCAGGGCTGGAATCGAGCTTGAATCCCGCCATGGCCAATGCATCGACACCGAAACCCAGCGTACCCTCGGTGTACCCCGATTGCAGATTGAGAATAAAGCCCTGGGCCGATTCTTCGCGTTTGGATGCGCCCTGCTCGTTGGAGGTGTGCCCGTCACGAAAGTCGCGGTTGAAATACACCGTACGTGATTCGATTTTCGCTGTGGTGTCGTCGATAAAACCGCTCGCCTGAACCGGGGCGGTAAAACCGGCGCACAGGACCAGAGCACCGAAGCCGAATGACTGGCGGGCGCGGATGAACGTAAAAGGGGGACGCATTAAAAACTCCAACAATGCAGCGATTGCGTCAGGGCGCAATCCGCCAGAAATAGCCTTCATCCGCTCCTGTAAAGGACCGGGCTGAAGTGAACACGCGGGGTGAGCGGCAATGATGGCAGAAGGCTTTTTTACACTGCAGACGACTTTAGTCTCAATAGTGACCGCTTTAACCTGATAAATGCCGCCGAACGGTAGTGGCAGTACGACAGGTGGCGTTCAGCCGGGTTAACCAATGCTTAATCGCGCAGTCCAACACTTTACTGGACCGCACGCCCTCAGAGCCCTCTGACGCCCAGTGCGGCAGGTTCGACGACACGTCGAGCTAACTTGCATCTGCACTGGAGATTGCCCCATGAACTCGCGCGCCCTGCTCGTTTCAATCGCCTTCGTCTGTGCTTCATCGGCCGGCGTTGCACAGGCCAATGACACCACCTCCACACAAAACGTGCCTTCCTACCACTACGGCATGCCATTGCACGTGGGCAAAGTGATTGCGCTGAGCGAACCCACCACCCTGGACTGCGAAGTGATTACCGCGACGATGAAGTACATCGACTCACAATCGGGCCAACCTGAAGAAATCGCCTATCGAAAACTTTCCGACGCTTGCAGTTATCAGAACTGAGGAAAATCAGGGAACACTTCCTTGCTTGCTGACCTGGGGCGTGTTGCCCGATTGGTTGCTGGCGCAGGGTCTGGCGCTTTGCCAGGCCCGGCGCGCACTGGCGGAACGTGAAAGGAAGATTTAAAGCGCTTTGCGCATCCCCTGGGTATTTCCGGGTTCCGTGTGGTGATGCTGAAGATCGGAACGCAGCGTGGCTATCAGTTCGTTGATTTCCCGACAGCCATTGAGTTGCTGGGCGTTTATCCCGGTTTTCAACAGATCGATTTGATCGGTTTCCCCATCCGCATACACTTTTACAGTCATGGACAAGTCAGGCGACAGCGTGCATTGACAGCGTCTCGGAAGAAAACTGCTTTCAATGATATTGCGAAGTTCCAAGGCAGAAAGAAACATGGCGACCCTCTCCGTTGTGAGACTGCCAATTAACCATCGACACTGACTCATATGAAATCCCGGTCAGCTTAAGAACAGGTACAGCATAAAACATGCCTTGAATTTCGCTGTGCAGCTCATCGGTAATTCAAGGACTTATTGTAAGGTCTCGTAAAAACGCTCATGCAAATTGCGAAAAAAGCTGCTGGCGGCCCTGCAATTTGCACGCTGAGGCAAAGGATTTGCATTGGCCACTGCCGCCGTCGAAAATGGCTGATCCAGAATCCGCTCAACCACACAAACGCAAGGAGGCATCATGGGTTCATCGACCCTCAGCACCACCCTCGGGCTGATCGCCGTCACGCTGTCGAGCATCGCCCACGGGGCAAAACTCGAAGAAGTTGCGCCCTTCCCGAAGCCGGAAAGTGGTTTCACCCGCCAGGTCATCCATCTCGCCCCGCAAACCCGTGAAGACGACTTCCAGGTCCAGATTCTTGCTGGCAAGACCCTGGAAGTCGACTGCAATCGCCAACGCCTGGGCGGCATTCTCGAAGAGAAGAACCTCCAAGGTTGGGGGTATCCGTTCTATCGACTGGAAAAAGTCATCGGTCCGATGAGCACGCTGATGGCCTGCCCGGATGGCAAGCGCCAACAGGATTTCGTGCCGGTGGTCGGTGACGGTTTCATGCTGCGCTACAACAGCAAACTGCCGATCGTGCTCTATGTGCCCAAGGACGTCGAGGTTCGCTACCGGGTCTGGTCGGCCTCGAGCAAGGTCGAGAAGGCTGTCGAGGAATAACTGCCATTTGTACATCGGGCCCCACTCAGACCCCGATCGTTCCACACGCGGGAGCGACCGGGTGAGCGTTACTTCAACCCTATCTTGTACAACGCCCCATCCCCTTCATCGGTCAGCACATACAAATACCCATCCGGCCCTTGCCGCACATCGCGGATGCGCTTGTCGAGCTCGCCAAGCAAGCGTTCTTCGTGAATCACCTTGTCGCCGTCGAACTGCAGGCGGATCAGCTCCCGGGTCACCAGGGCACCAATGAACGCGTTGTGCTGCCAGGCCTTGAAGCGGTCGCCGTCGTAGAACGCCAAACCGCTCAGACCCGGGGATTTTTCCCAGACATGATGCGGCCCGAGGGTGCCTTCGGCGGTTTTTCCTTTGGCTTCGGGAATCGGCTGACCCGAGTAATTGACGCCATGGGTGGCCAGCGGCCAACCGTAATTCTTGCCGCGTTCGATGATGTTGACCTCATCACCGCCCAGCGGACCGTGTTCGTTTTCCCAGAGCGTGCCGGTCCAGGGGTTGAGCGCCGCGCCTTGCGGGTTGCGAACGCCGTAGGCCCATATTTCCGGGCGCACGCCGGCCTGGGAGGCAAAGGGGTTGTCGTCGGGCACCTTACCGTCCGAATAGATCCTGACGACCTTGCCCTGCAACTTGTCGAGGTCCTGGGCGGTGGGGCGATCGTTGTTTTCGCCCAAGGTAACGAACAGATAGCCGTCCCGGTCGAACACCAGCCGCGAACCAAAATGGTTGCCCACTGAGAGTTTGGGCTCCTGGCGGAAAATCACCCGGAAATCCTTCAGTGTCGTCAGGTCTTCGGACAGTCGTCCGCGGCCGACCGCGGTACCTGCCTTGCCACCCTGGCCGCCGCCTTCGGCATAGGACAGGTAAATCATCCGGTCTTGCCTGAAGTCGGGGGACAACGCCACATCCAGCAAACCGCCCTGCCCCTTGGCCCAGACCTTGGGCACGCCGTTGAGCGGCGCCGACAACTTGCCCTCGGCCGTCACCACACGCAAGTTGCCCGGTCGTTCGGTGACCAGCATTCCCTGGCGGTCTGGCAGAAAGGCCAACGCCCAGGGGTGCTCAAGTCCTGTCGCGATTGGCGTGACCTCGAGGGTGCCCTGCTCGCTTTGCATGTCTTGGGTGGTCGCTGCCAGAACAGGCGCGCTGGTGGCTAACAAAGTGCCGGCGCAGAAAGTGGCCAGGAAGGTTTTACGCAACATGCACGATTCCTTTTGTCATGAGGATGGGTGTCAGAGCTGATGTCCTGCCGTTCAAGGGCTGCGTGGAGGTGGATTGGGAATGAACTTCGGGGGACTGGCGGGCGCAGCGGGACTCTGGGGATAACGATTGCCAATGCCGCCGTTATCGAGGGTTGGCGGCCGCGGCACAGGCACCGTATTCGGCCCACGAATCGCCGGGGCACTGGGCTGGGTGCCTTGCATGCTGTTTGGGTTGGCCCGGCGGATCGGGCTGTTGTAGGGATTGTTGTTGGTACTGCCCGGCAGGTTTTGCGCCACCTGTAACGGTGTGCCGGCCGAAGCGACGTCGGCCTGCGCCTGATGACCGAGTACGCCGCTCAATGCCAGCACGATAAGGCCAGGTACGTATCGGTTCATGGGCGAGCCTCGCGATGGATGCGTGGATAGGGTCTTCGATAACACGCTACGCCTGGGGTTCGCATTTGTTAACCCAAACTTCCCGGCAAGATGTAACACGAAGCACTGCCAGACCCGCCTGCAGGCAGCTGAAACTTTTGCCCAAGGCCCAAGGTCACCTGAACATCACTTTCGGAAAGACGACCATGGCACGGGCAATCTGGAAAGGCGCGATCAGTTTCGGGTTGGTGCATATCCCTGTGGCGCTGGTTTCGGCGACGTCATCCCAAGGGGTGGATTTCGACTGGCTGGACAGTCGCAGCATGGACCCGGTGGGCTATAAACGTGTCAATAAAGTCACCGGCAAGGAAGTCACCAAAGAGCACATCGTCAAAGGCGTGCAATACGAAAAGGGCCGCTACGTGGTGCTCAGCGAAGAGGAGATTCGCTCGGCGCATCCGCTGTCGACCCAGACCATCGATATCTTTGCCTTCGTCGACAGCGAGCAGATCCCCCTGCAGAACATCGACACGCCCTACTACCTGGCCCCGGATAAACGCGGCGGCAAGGTCTATGCCCTGTTGCGCGAAACCCTGACCAAAACCAATAAAGTCGCGCTGGCCCGTGTGGTGCTGCATACCCGCCAGTACCTGGCGGCCTTGATGCCGCTGGAATCGGCCATGGTTCTGGTGAAGCTGCGCTGGCCGGCGGAAGTGCGCAGCCTGGACGAGCTGGCATTAGGCCCGGACGTGACCAAGGCCGAACTGGCCAAGGGTGAACTGGACATGGCCAAGCGCCTGGTAGAGGACATGAGTGTCGAGTGGTCGCCGGACGATTACCGGGACGAATTCGAAGACAAGATCATGGCCCTGGTGGACAAGAAGGCCCATGAAGGCAAGATCGAGGATGTTGAAACGGCCACTGGCGAAGATGAGCGCAAGACGGCGGATGTCATTGACTTGACCGAGTTGCTCAAGCGCAGTTTGGGTGGCAAGGGCGGGAGCAAACCTGCTGCCAAGGCCAAATCAACGACCAAACCGGCGGCGAGGAAAAAAGTCAGCAAATAATGTACTGGACCTTCCGGCCTCATCGCGGGCGAGCCCGCTCCCACAGTGATAGGCGGCGTTCACAAAACCTGTGGGAGCGGGCTCGCCCGCGATGACGTCAGTTTGACAAACGAATGAATCAGACCATGACGAAGATCGCCAGCAAACCACCAAAGAACGCCCACTTCTGCAGGTAATAAAGCTTGCGATTACGCTTCTTCAAGGCTTTGGCGCGCAGGCGGATCTTGTAGATCCTGCCGAACAGGCGGTTGATGCCTCCGGTCTTGTCACCCGCTTCATTCGGCGCACCGGCTGCCGACATCACATGGCGGCTGAACCAGCCATTGAACGCAGCAGCCCAACGATATTTCATCGGACGCTCGACATCGCAGAACAGGATGATGCGGTTCTGGTCAGTGGTGTTCTCTGCGTAATGAATGAACGTCTCGTCGAACATCACCGCCTCACCGTCGCGCCAGTGATAGTTCTGGCCATCGACGTTGATGTAGCAACCGGCATCATTGGGCGTTTCCAGGCCCAGGTGATACCGGTAGGAACCGGCATAGGGATCGCGATGGCGAACCAGCTTGGAACCCGGCGGCAATTCGGCGAACATCGCCGCCTTGATCGAGCCGATGCCCTGCACCAGTTCAGTGGTGCGTGGGCACAGTTTCATGGCCGATGGGTGACTATCGCCGTACCACTTGAGATAGAAGCGCTTCCAGCCAGTCTTGAAGAAGGAGTTGAAGCCGACATCATCGTAATCATGGGAGCGCTTGATCTCCCCCGCTGTCAGCAGGTTCTGACCTTCGGCGCGAATTTCTTGCCAGTGGGTCTGCAGCAGCGCCAGGTCGGGAAAATCCGCCGGGTTGAGAAACGGCTTGTTGGGGATTTTCGAGAACATATAAAGGAAGCAATTGATCGGCGCCAGGAACGTCGAGTGGTCGCTCAGTTGACGGCCCAGTTTGTGGCGTACACGACCACGCAGGTGGACATACGCGATGGATACAACGTAGACAGCGGCAATGATGAGTTTCACGGAAATCGTCACACGTCAGAGGTGAACAAACTGCGCCCCTGGCAACCAAATCGCCTGTGGAGCTTGCGCAGCGTCTGAAAACCAGAAAACTGTCCCGAAGGACCGTCCTTGAGCCGATGCCAACGTTTGGCACCCAGTGAAAGATGGCATTTTAGCCATCGTCTGTAACCAATTGTTAGCTTTCAGATGTGAAAATCTGTCCGCTGATACCGTCAATGCGTCGGTGCGGCCTTATTGCCCTATCGTTTATATGGCCAGACCAGTACAATCGCCGCCAAACTTTACGCGCCCCCCTTGGTTGATGACGGGAAATCCCGGCCTCAGCGCACTTCGACTCGGGCCAAGCGCTCCCAATGCTGCTGTCCACTTATTGCCAAATGGATCTTGCGCTGCTGGCCGGGATGTACTGCCCATGGTCGAACAGCGTGAACGGGTACTGAATCGGTACTGCCGCAACCCTAGCTACTCTGAATGCTTCGCAGGAAAAACCTTTGATTTCTACAGCTAACATCACGATGCAGTTCGGCGCCAAGCCGTTGTTCGAAAACGTTTCGGTCAAATTCGGCGCGGGCAACCGCTACGGCCTGATCGGCGCCAACGGTTGCGGCAAGTCGACCTTCATGAAAATCCTCGGTAGCGACCTTGATCCATCCGGCGGCCAGGTCATGCTGGAACCGAACGTGCGCTTGGGTAAACTGCGCCAGGACCAGTTCGCCTACGAAGAATTCACCGTGATCGACACCGTGATCATGGGTCACGAAGAGCTGTGGAAGGTCAAGGCCGAGCGCGACCGCATCTACTCGCTGCCGGAAATGACTGAAGAAGACGGCATGGCCGTGGCCGAGCTGGAAACCGAATTCGCAGAAATGGACGGCTACACTGCCGAATCCCGTGCCGGTGAACTGTTGCTGGGCCTGGGTATCGGCATTGAGCAGCATTTCGGCCCGATGAGCGAAGTTTCCCCAGGCTGGAAGCTGCGAGTATTGCTGGCTCAGGCGCTGTTCTCCGATCCTGAAGTGCTGCTGCTCGACGAACCAACCAACCATCTGGACATCAACACCATCCGCTGGTTGGAAAACGTTCTGACCCAGCGCTCCAGCTTGATGATCATCATCTCTCACGACCGTCACTTCCTGAACAGCGTGTGCACGCACATGGCTGACCTGGACTACGGCGAGCTGCGCCTGTTCCCGGGCAACTACGACGAGTACATGACCGTGGCGACCCAGTCCCGCGAGCAACTGCTGTCGGACAACGCCAAGAAGAAAGCGCAGATCTCCGAGTTGCAATCGTTCGTCAGCCGCTTCTCGGCCAACGCCTCGAAAGCCAAGCAGGCGACCTCCCGCGCCAAGGCGATCGACAAGATCCAGCTGGCCGAGGTCAAGCCTTCGAGTCGTGTGAGCCCGTTCATCCGTTTCGAACAGACCAAGAAGCTGCACCGTCAAGCGGTCATCGTCGAACGCATGGCCAAAGGCTTCGACGGCAAGCCGCTGTTCAAGGATTTCAGCTTTGTTGTTGAAGCCGGCGAGCGCGTGGCGATCATTGGCCCGAACGGTATTGGTAAAACCACCCTGCTGCGCACCCTGGTCAACGAACTGACCCCGGATGCCGGCACCGTCAAGTGGACCGACGCCGCAGAGCTGGGCTATTACGCCCAGGACCACGCCCATGACTTCGAAGAAGACGT
Proteins encoded in this window:
- a CDS encoding DUF1652 domain-containing protein, with amino-acid sequence MFLSALELRNIIESSFLPRRCQCTLSPDLSMTVKVYADGETDQIDLLKTGINAQQLNGCREINELIATLRSDLQHHHTEPGNTQGMRKAL
- a CDS encoding ABC-F family ATPase produces the protein MISTANITMQFGAKPLFENVSVKFGAGNRYGLIGANGCGKSTFMKILGSDLDPSGGQVMLEPNVRLGKLRQDQFAYEEFTVIDTVIMGHEELWKVKAERDRIYSLPEMTEEDGMAVAELETEFAEMDGYTAESRAGELLLGLGIGIEQHFGPMSEVSPGWKLRVLLAQALFSDPEVLLLDEPTNHLDINTIRWLENVLTQRSSLMIIISHDRHFLNSVCTHMADLDYGELRLFPGNYDEYMTVATQSREQLLSDNAKKKAQISELQSFVSRFSANASKAKQATSRAKAIDKIQLAEVKPSSRVSPFIRFEQTKKLHRQAVIVERMAKGFDGKPLFKDFSFVVEAGERVAIIGPNGIGKTTLLRTLVNELTPDAGTVKWTDAAELGYYAQDHAHDFEEDVTLFDWMGQWTQGEQMIRGTLGRMLFSNDEILKSVKVISGGEQGRMLFGKLILQKPNVLVMDEPTNHLDMESIEALNLALENYPGTLIFVSHDREFVSSLATRIIELSPNGVTDFSGTYDDYLRSQGVVF
- the ku gene encoding non-homologous end joining protein Ku, producing MARAIWKGAISFGLVHIPVALVSATSSQGVDFDWLDSRSMDPVGYKRVNKVTGKEVTKEHIVKGVQYEKGRYVVLSEEEIRSAHPLSTQTIDIFAFVDSEQIPLQNIDTPYYLAPDKRGGKVYALLRETLTKTNKVALARVVLHTRQYLAALMPLESAMVLVKLRWPAEVRSLDELALGPDVTKAELAKGELDMAKRLVEDMSVEWSPDDYRDEFEDKIMALVDKKAHEGKIEDVETATGEDERKTADVIDLTELLKRSLGGKGGSKPAAKAKSTTKPAARKKVSK
- a CDS encoding DUF2790 domain-containing protein, whose translation is MNSRALLVSIAFVCASSAGVAQANDTTSTQNVPSYHYGMPLHVGKVIALSEPTTLDCEVITATMKYIDSQSGQPEEIAYRKLSDACSYQN
- the eco gene encoding serine protease inhibitor ecotin; this encodes MGSSTLSTTLGLIAVTLSSIAHGAKLEEVAPFPKPESGFTRQVIHLAPQTREDDFQVQILAGKTLEVDCNRQRLGGILEEKNLQGWGYPFYRLEKVIGPMSTLMACPDGKRQQDFVPVVGDGFMLRYNSKLPIVLYVPKDVEVRYRVWSASSKVEKAVEE
- a CDS encoding PQQ-dependent sugar dehydrogenase, translating into MLRKTFLATFCAGTLLATSAPVLAATTQDMQSEQGTLEVTPIATGLEHPWALAFLPDRQGMLVTERPGNLRVVTAEGKLSAPLNGVPKVWAKGQGGLLDVALSPDFRQDRMIYLSYAEGGGQGGKAGTAVGRGRLSEDLTTLKDFRVIFRQEPKLSVGNHFGSRLVFDRDGYLFVTLGENNDRPTAQDLDKLQGKVVRIYSDGKVPDDNPFASQAGVRPEIWAYGVRNPQGAALNPWTGTLWENEHGPLGGDEVNIIERGKNYGWPLATHGVNYSGQPIPEAKGKTAEGTLGPHHVWEKSPGLSGLAFYDGDRFKAWQHNAFIGALVTRELIRLQFDGDKVIHEERLLGELDKRIRDVRQGPDGYLYVLTDEGDGALYKIGLK
- the lpxO gene encoding lipid A hydroxylase LpxO — protein: MKLIIAAVYVVSIAYVHLRGRVRHKLGRQLSDHSTFLAPINCFLYMFSKIPNKPFLNPADFPDLALLQTHWQEIRAEGQNLLTAGEIKRSHDYDDVGFNSFFKTGWKRFYLKWYGDSHPSAMKLCPRTTELVQGIGSIKAAMFAELPPGSKLVRHRDPYAGSYRYHLGLETPNDAGCYINVDGQNYHWRDGEAVMFDETFIHYAENTTDQNRIILFCDVERPMKYRWAAAFNGWFSRHVMSAAGAPNEAGDKTGGINRLFGRIYKIRLRAKALKKRNRKLYYLQKWAFFGGLLAIFVMV